ATCTGATCCGACCGGAATGTCTGATCGGGATACACGTCCATGACATTGGCGCGCACCAGTTTTCGAATGCTGTTTTCAGCCTGATGGTCTTTGATATCTCGTATCGTTCTGTCCTGCTGCAGAATCCCCTCCGATGGAACCGGTCCCTGAAATCCATCTCCATAGCCGATAGGCTGGTTCTGCTGCAATTTTTTATACAATTGTATTTCAGCATCAAGCAACGCAGCAAAATCGCCCCGGGTCACAGAATCTTTCAGGGCAATTGCTGTAGCGGTCTGAGTGACTGGATTCTGCCGGCTAACCCGGTTGATTTCACTCAACAGGCTGTCCGCTTTGGCGGACTCGATCGTTTGCAGCATTTGCCGCAACAGCCCCGCAGCAGATTCCAGTTTGGCCGCCTGCTTGAGAGCGAGGGCCTTGTAAAACAGGGCATCTGTATGACCGGGTTTTTTGTCCAAAGCCCGGTCAAAACACTGAACAGCATCGTTTAACCCGTTATCATCTTTCCGCGCCCGCATCAGCAAACGGCCCTTGAACACATAGACGTCCGCTGTTGGTTTGTGACGCATCGCCTTTTTCATATAGTCAAAGGCCAAATCAGTTTTGCCATAGGTACCGATAACAAAGGCGAGGCCGGCCCATCCCGGCGCGAACGTAGAATCCTGCTTCACGGCTTTATGAAAAAATTGAGCGGCGGTCTTTAGACTATCCTGCTCAAGCAAAATCAGACCCTGATCATAATAGGCTGTCGGTGATTCAGACTCCGGCCTCGGTACCAGGGTTGGGGCGCAAGCGGTCATAAAAACGATCGATGCAACCGGCAAAACCAGCAATAATGTACCAAAACGATGCATAATTGAACTCGTCTTAAAGTTGATAACTCTTTGACTGGAATTTAACAACCCCTCACTTTTTTTCAAAATGATTTACACAGGAATGAAAAAAAAAGAAATCCAGCCGTTTAATCTGTTCAGGGCTTAGAGGAGAGACCGTTTTTTGCCGCGTTTCTTTTTACGCTCACCGTAATATGAATACTGGTAGGAATAATAATTGTACTTGTAATACCCATATCCTTTACCGCCTTTGACGCCGTTCAGGATCGCTCCGGTGACATCCACATTTACATTCTGAAGCCGGGATATTGCGTCCCGGGAAACATGCCAGTCTGTTTGACCGAACTTGATGACCAGCAAGATATTTTTCACCTTTGGCGCCAAAAGGACGGGGTCCGTAACCGGTATAATCGGGGGTGCATCTAAAATAATCAAATCATACTTGCTCTCAAGTGAATCAAGGGTGTGTGAGAACTTTTTGCTGGCAACCAGTTCCGCGGGATTCGGAGAATTTGAACCTGCGGGGATAAGGTACAAGTTGGGAGTGCGTGTCAGATAGGTTACTTTTTCCACAGCTATATTCTTGGCCAGATAATCGGTCAGGCCGGGCGTTCGTTTGATAGTAAACGCAATATGCTGCTGAGGTTTTCTCAAATCCGCGTCAATAATCAAAACCCGCATGCCCAACTCAGCAAAAGAAACGCCCAGATTTGAGGTGGTCAAGGTTTTGCCCTCGGATGCGATTGAGCTGGTAATCATCACCCGCTTGATGGGATCATCTACGTTGGTAAACTGAATATTCGTACGAATTTGCCGATAGGCGTCAACAATCGGTGATTTGGCATCAATCGTCTGGATAATTCGATCCCGGTACCCGTTCATGCGATCCTCAAAATTCATACGGCCGTTTTTCCTGCGGAATGTTTGCCGGGTCACTGCATGACTTTTCTTTTCAATCTCTTCAGGCGATATAAACGGAATGGTGCCGAACACCGGGATATTGCCCAGCCTTCTCAGATCTTCGATCGTGTAGATTGAATTGTCAAAATAATCAAAGGTAAACGCCACTCCAAACCCCAAACCAAAAGACAAGATAAAGGCAACCATCATATTCCGCATGGTATTGCTGGAAATGGGCTTTTCGGGCAGATTGGGGGCATCCACCACACTGATACCGCCTGTACCCGTAGCAGCTTTGATTTTGGCTTCTTCGGACTTTTGAATCAAATAGTTGTATAAATTTTCATTGACCGTCTTGGAGCGTTGCAACTGGGCAAACTTTATGGTGTGTTCCAGCAAATTGGGATGCTCATTTTTATACTTGTTGAGAAGATCAGATAGAAACCGTTCTTTATTCCTCAGCATAAACAAATTTAATTCGGCATTAATAATTTTTTCATTGAGCAGTTCAATCTGGGACCGGTTCTCACCATTTATATCAAAAGCCTCTGGATTCTGCCGGGCCATCAACATGGCGTTTCTCAGCTCGTTTTTTTTGCGTTCCAGGCGTGCATCAATCGCAGATATTTCAGGGGAGGTGAATTGTCCATCCTCTGCATAGTTCCTTTTCTGTTCTTCCAGCCGGTCAATTTCCTGGCGCACATTCCGGATTTGTTCAGATTCAATATTAAATGCGCTGGGAGCGTTCTGATTTTTGGATTGACGCAGCCGCTGCTTGTATGAATCATAATTGGCCTGCGCCAGCCTGCGTTCGGTTTGTACCTCCTGAAGCTGATTTTCAATGTCGGTCAAACGCTTGAGAATTCCACCCTCAACCTGCCCCATATCATTCAGATTATTTCTTTCCTTGAACTTTTGCAATTCCCGTTCGGATGCTTCAAGGTTTTTTTCCGCTTCCTGAAGTTGCGAATTAACGAAAGAAACAATATTGCGGGATTCTTCAAGTTCTATTTCCTGACACCGGAGTTTGAATTCCTGCACAACAATGTCAGCAAAACGATAGGCGACCACAGGATCAAAGGCCACAACACTGAGTGAGAATAAATCCTTGTATTCCGTTTCGCGTAAAATCAGGTTATCCATCAAATCTGCAAACGAAATCGGATACAGCTGCATTCTCTCCAGGAGTAATGTATCCCGATTGGTAATGTTCCGGACACGATTCTCAAATATTTTGCTGTTTGTCAGGGTTTTATAAAATCCAAAAGACCGGGAGGCATCTTCCTTGATAAGATTTGAAGCTGCCAATCCCGCAGCACTCTCGCTTTCAATGGTAAATGTAGAAGACGCTTTGTATTCAGGAGGACGAGTAAAATGATAGACCGTTGAACCGCAAAAGGTTATTAGAAATACCAACAGAATAATCCACTTTCTCCGGATAATCAAAGACAGATAATCCTTGACTCCCCATTCCTGAGCATTTTGTGTGGCGTTTTGTGATTGCATAAACCCTTTTACTCGTAAGACTGTTTAATCACAGTACGGGTGTCCGATTTGTTACAACTTAGACACAGAGCTTGAAGATATTTCAAACACTTGTCACATTTATTAAACAAATTACAAAAAATATGCCATAAACACAATTTTTTCTTAAAAGTAACCAAATAAAAAAAAGGCCATTTGCTTGGATCGCAAATGGCCAACGGCGTAAAAAGAGAGTAGAGGTATAGAGGTACTTTAGCATACAACAAACACTATGCCAGTTTACTCAACCACCTAACTTTTATCACAGTTTTTTGTTATTGTTTTTATTGTACTTGCAATTACCGGTCGATCACTCGCCCAAAGCCGAATTTATTTTGTTCAATTTCCGACAATGCCGTTTGATCATCAATGTTTATATATTTGTTTTTCATAACTTTACACAACCGTACCAATACAGCTGAAATTCGACATTTTTCAAGATATTGAACATTTTTATAAACTTCGAAAACGGCAGATTGCATTGTTTTTAATCTTCCACGCTAAAAATTTCAATAATCTTAAACATGCATTCATTCCTGGAAAAATAAGAGGCGCTTTAAAATCACTGAACTATTTTTAATTGTTGTTGTGAAATTTTCGGCTTGCGTCGTTTACGGGACAAAACATCAGGTTTATGTCGCTTCATTTGAACAAAGCCCCGAAACAAGCTATAACAATCGCTCTGCAGCCCCCTATGCTGTTTGCATCATTCCTGGCGTAAATCACGCCGCAACCGGCTGATTTCATCTCTGATATTCGCCGCATCTTCGTAGCGCTCATCCTGAACAGCATTGTGCAAATCTATTTTCAACTGTTCCAGCTGATCCTCCGGAGCAAGATTTTCCTCAGCCGCTATGCCGGCATTCTCTCCGGCTGCATCATCAACAGCTTCATCTGTAATAGACGCCTGCTGCATGACTTTGCCTTCTACAAATATTGGCGCTTTGGTGCGCAGCGCCAGGGCAATGGCGTCGCTGGGACGCGCATCAACATCCCGGAACTCACTTCCATGCCGCAGTCCCAACAATGCATAATAGGTATTCTCTTGTAAATCGTTTACCACAATACGCTCTATCTTTACATCCATTGTTTCCAGTAAATTACGCATCAGATCATGGGTCAGTGGTCGCGGCGGAGAAATATTTTCAAGCTGTAGTGCAATGGCCTGAGCTTCAGAAGAACCCACCACAATAGGCAGCCATCGGCTGCGTTTATCTTCTTTCAAGATGACTACAAAGCGGCTCGTCGCTGTATCGAGAGTGACCCGCTCAACATTGACGCGAATCAGCATGGTCTCCTCCATCTGTAAATACTCCTTTCAATTTATAATACGGATTTATCAACCAAGTGTCAAGATATATTTTCAGGCTCGTTTTTGTTTGCCGCGAGGTAATACACAGGAGATAAATCCTCTGTGCCTGGCCACCCCTTGGTATATGAACGGACCCATTTTTTTAATCAGTGGCCATCTCAGAATTTTTTCCAGCCAGCGCCAGCCCTCAAGCCGATTCAGGATTTCAGGAATCGCTTCTGCACCCGAATAGATAGTCCCGCCTTCCAGAACCAATTGAAGGGCTGCCATACATTGCTCTGTGCTTATTGAGGGAAATCTGCGTTTTCGTTCGTCGGATTGGCAGGAGATGAATTCAAATCTTCCGGGCAGCGCTCGTTTCTCAATCCAATCCTTACTGCCCTGACAAAAATCGCATTTTCCGTCATATATAACGATGGCTTTATCGGAATTACGTTCCATACTATATTTAACAACCTGATTCAATAATATCTTGCATCACATTTAATATTTTTGTATGTTATTTCATGCTGAGCAAAAATTTAAACGATTTTTAGCAAGGAATGTTTCATGCTGACCTTTGAGAACTGTATTATAAAAAAATTTTGGCCAAAAGATGAAAAAGGTGATGAAGATGAGATCATCAGACAGCTGCATCTTCAGGCAGAAGTCATTCTGGATAACAGCGTTCAGGTTGGTGAATTGTTTAACAATATGGTGCGAGGACTGGTACGCATCACATTCCTGGACACATTGTCCGGAGAGGAATACATTCTTCCCGCCGCCACGATCAAACCATTTAACGTCAAGCAAAAAAAGGTAAAGGTGGGAAAAGGGGATGATGCGGACGTTGTTAAAACAGAATATGCTGCATTAACCATTGTCACCAAAATCGATAATGAAAAAGGCGGGGCTCTGCTGGCCGATATTTACCAGTTTTTTAATATCGAAATACAAATAAATATTGAACAACTGCAACCTTTTGAACAAGTGCCCGGTCCCACACCGGAACAATCCGGCTCTGAAACGGATGATGACACGGATAGCAGTGTCTTTTAAAAATCCCTGCTGAAACAATAGCCGCTCCAACAGGGATTGGCATCGCTTAGACAAGGCCTTTTTTTGCCGCCAATTCTGCATTGAGTACAGACCCGCCTGCAGCGCCTCTTACCAGATTATTGGACAGGGTAATATAGCGGATGGTATTTTTTTCAACTTCAAGGCGGCCGATTTTAGCAGCCATACCTTTTGCCCGTTCCGGCCAACCCAGTTCTATATCATACCGGGGCTGCGGACGATCATACTCTTCAGTAAACACAACCGGGGGGTGAGGAGCTGTGGGAAGGTCTTTCAGAATATTTGGCGACTCGACGGATTGCATGGCAGCGGCAACTGCATCATGATCGACATCCTGCTCAACCTCTGCATGTACAGAAATCAGGTGCCCGATTATCGTTTGAACACGAACACAATGCGCATACACCTCCCAGTCAACCGGTTTGATGCTGCCTTGAAAATCTCCGCAAATCTTGGTGCATTCAGCCCGCAGTTTGGGTTCTTCATTTTTAATATAGGGTATGACATTGGAAATAATATCCACAGCAGACAAGCCCGGATAGCCGGCGCCGGAAATAGCCTGATAACTCGCAACGATCAGACGTTTGATCCCGAACTGACGAATGGGCAAAAGAGACAGGGTCAGACCGGTTGTCGTACAGTTTGCGTTGGTGACAATAAATCCCTCTGTATTTTGATTTTTTACCAGATCCAAATGTTTATAATTGAGTTCCGGAATGAGGATCGGCACATTCTCGTCCATCCGGTGTGCGCCGGCATTGGAAAATACCTTGAGACCTTTTTCGGCCGCCTCGGTTTCAATGTCGCCGGCCACATCTGAGGGCAATGCGGAAAAAACCACTTGAACGCCTTTGGATAACAATAAATCAATGTCAATCGGATCAAACAGCATATCTTCAAAAGATTCCGGTATCCCGCCTTTTATCTGTTCTTTAACAGTAGCCAGCATCAAACCTTTTCTAGCTTCACTCGCACAAATAGCGGTCAGTTCAAAATAAGGATGATCCACCAGCAAGCGTAAAAAATTCTGGCCGACTACACCGGTTGCACCCAAAACTGCACATTTAATTTTTTTCATGCGATCCTCTTTATTTTTTTTATGTCAAAAAAAAAGCCTGCTTTTTAAAGCAGGCTTGGTGAAAACGAATTATAGAAATGACTAGTCCAAGCCTGGATATTTGCTTTTTTTAGTTTTCTTGTCTGTGCGCTTTGACATAGTCATCATATCCTTGGTTCAGTTGAATTAATGTACACATTAATTC
This genomic window from candidate division KSB1 bacterium contains:
- a CDS encoding polysaccharide biosynthesis tyrosine autokinase; this translates as MQSQNATQNAQEWGVKDYLSLIIRRKWIILLVFLITFCGSTVYHFTRPPEYKASSTFTIESESAAGLAASNLIKEDASRSFGFYKTLTNSKIFENRVRNITNRDTLLLERMQLYPISFADLMDNLILRETEYKDLFSLSVVAFDPVVAYRFADIVVQEFKLRCQEIELEESRNIVSFVNSQLQEAEKNLEASERELQKFKERNNLNDMGQVEGGILKRLTDIENQLQEVQTERRLAQANYDSYKQRLRQSKNQNAPSAFNIESEQIRNVRQEIDRLEEQKRNYAEDGQFTSPEISAIDARLERKKNELRNAMLMARQNPEAFDINGENRSQIELLNEKIINAELNLFMLRNKERFLSDLLNKYKNEHPNLLEHTIKFAQLQRSKTVNENLYNYLIQKSEEAKIKAATGTGGISVVDAPNLPEKPISSNTMRNMMVAFILSFGLGFGVAFTFDYFDNSIYTIEDLRRLGNIPVFGTIPFISPEEIEKKSHAVTRQTFRRKNGRMNFEDRMNGYRDRIIQTIDAKSPIVDAYRQIRTNIQFTNVDDPIKRVMITSSIASEGKTLTTSNLGVSFAELGMRVLIIDADLRKPQQHIAFTIKRTPGLTDYLAKNIAVEKVTYLTRTPNLYLIPAGSNSPNPAELVASKKFSHTLDSLESKYDLIILDAPPIIPVTDPVLLAPKVKNILLVIKFGQTDWHVSRDAISRLQNVNVDVTGAILNGVKGGKGYGYYKYNYYSYQYSYYGERKKKRGKKRSLL
- a CDS encoding bifunctional nuclease family protein, whose product is MLIRVNVERVTLDTATSRFVVILKEDKRSRWLPIVVGSSEAQAIALQLENISPPRPLTHDLMRNLLETMDVKIERIVVNDLQENTYYALLGLRHGSEFRDVDARPSDAIALALRTKAPIFVEGKVMQQASITDEAVDDAAGENAGIAAEENLAPEDQLEQLKIDLHNAVQDERYEDAANIRDEISRLRRDLRQE
- a CDS encoding S-layer homology domain-containing protein, with protein sequence MHRFGTLLLVLPVASIVFMTACAPTLVPRPESESPTAYYDQGLILLEQDSLKTAAQFFHKAVKQDSTFAPGWAGLAFVIGTYGKTDLAFDYMKKAMRHKPTADVYVFKGRLLMRARKDDNGLNDAVQCFDRALDKKPGHTDALFYKALALKQAAKLESAAGLLRQMLQTIESAKADSLLSEINRVSRQNPVTQTATAIALKDSVTRGDFAALLDAEIQLYKKLQQNQPIGYGDGFQGPVPSEGILQQDRTIRDIKDHQAENSIRKLVRANVMDVYPDQTFRSDQILKRRDAALVCQNVMVHYLGQDITTRYINQPSVFPDVKRVNYAYNAINLVTELGIMQARENSGRFYPNQPLSGLDALKAVHNLEQVLESMI
- the asd gene encoding aspartate-semialdehyde dehydrogenase, translated to MKKIKCAVLGATGVVGQNFLRLLVDHPYFELTAICASEARKGLMLATVKEQIKGGIPESFEDMLFDPIDIDLLLSKGVQVVFSALPSDVAGDIETEAAEKGLKVFSNAGAHRMDENVPILIPELNYKHLDLVKNQNTEGFIVTNANCTTTGLTLSLLPIRQFGIKRLIVASYQAISGAGYPGLSAVDIISNVIPYIKNEEPKLRAECTKICGDFQGSIKPVDWEVYAHCVRVQTIIGHLISVHAEVEQDVDHDAVAAAMQSVESPNILKDLPTAPHPPVVFTEEYDRPQPRYDIELGWPERAKGMAAKIGRLEVEKNTIRYITLSNNLVRGAAGGSVLNAELAAKKGLV
- a CDS encoding DUF393 domain-containing protein — translated: MERNSDKAIVIYDGKCDFCQGSKDWIEKRALPGRFEFISCQSDERKRRFPSISTEQCMAALQLVLEGGTIYSGAEAIPEILNRLEGWRWLEKILRWPLIKKMGPFIYQGVARHRGFISCVLPRGKQKRA